TCATCCGTAAGATATACATTACAATTTCACCTTTTGTTTGTTTAATACTAACTTTCCTCCGTGGTTAGAGAAGGAGCCGACGTTGTGTGAACCCAGCAATCATCCCAACACGACATGCCAGATCATTTATTTTTTTGGGGATAATTAGGTGTGTGGCCTTGGAAAAAACTTGTCTTAAATATATAGCTCTTTTTTGAATTTGGCTCTATGGCCTCAAAAAATTTATTTGGCTGTATGGCCTTCTGTCAGTTTTGGATAGCTAATGGTGTTAAGTCAGGGGTAAAAAGACCGTTTTACCTctggcaaaaatatattatcacATTACTACATGTATATTTCCAGTACATGACCACACAAATATATTATCACATAACCACATGTACGTTTctagtactatatatatatattatatatatatatatatatatatatatatatatatatatatatatatatatatatatatatatatatatatatatatatatatggtatttTTACGTCTGTCTTAACACTATTAGTTGCCTAAAACTGACAAAAGGCCATAGAgctaaataaattttgttttgaggccataaagccaagttcgaaaagaagaaggccatatACCTAAGACACGTTTTTTTCCAGAGCCATATACCTAATTCTCCCTTATTTTTTTCACCTGTGAACAAGCGACATCAGCTTTGCTAGAGTGGCACCACTCATTTATATAACTTTGTAAAGTCGTTTAATGTTTCATTAtccctttttttttgaagaaattgTTGATGATATATGAATTGACATATCAAGAATTCGAATAATACTGCATTTAAAATAGTCTttcaaaatttatagaaaagatAAACGTAAATAAATATGTAGAATTTGTGCTTTCGTGCTTCCATGAATATTTGACACGCATTTTTCGTGTGCAACGCACATGCATATTTGCTAGTTTTGCCTAATGCTGCACATTTGGTGGCACACTGGGAATTATTAGAGAAATAACAAACCGTACAAATTTCATATTGGACAGTCGAGTTGTGAAAGGGCCCATTTCAGTTTGGAAAGCCGAAACTTGACCCATTTCTCCAATCTCAGGATCAGGCCTACCTGAATCTACGGTCTAAAATGAACCAAAAGCCTCCGTCCCCAGTGGACCAGATGAGGCCCAAAACTTTTTCGTTCCTTCTCGCCCCTACTCCGTCGGATCAACAGCCCGCCAACCGCAGCCGTCCGATCTCTCAGAACCCTAACCCTAGCGAGCAGAGAAAAAACCCTCGCTCTCCCATAAGTATTCTCCTCCCGCTGCCCCGCCGCCACTTCCTTTCTCCTCCCCACCTCGGCGGCCGGCCTCCTCTTCTTCTCTTCACCCACACGCAGGTCATCGAGGTAGGCTTTGCTGCGCCAGCCTCCGCCTCCCCCCCTCCCAAACCTAGCCCGCGCGCGGGCGCGGATCTGAGTTTTCGTTGGGCTCTCTGCGCAGATGTCGGCGGCGGAGGCGAAGGCGGCGGTGGTCCCGGAGTCTGTGCTGCGGAAGCGCAAGCGGGAGGAGCAGTGGGCAGcggacaagaaggagaaggcgctCGCGGACAGGAAGAAGGCGCTCGAGAGCCGCAAGATCATCTTCTCCCGCGCCAAGCAGTACGCCCAGGAGTACGACGCCCAGGTAACCACGATGTGTGCCCTCTTTTCGATCTCGCAGTTCCTTGCTGCTTCCTGCTCTGCTTAATTAGCTGAATAGTGTTGCTACCACGATGTAGCGTCTGCGTCCGATCTGGCGAGTTGATTTTTCTTTCATATAAGAATTGCATCCGTTTGAAATTGGTGTGCGCGTAGCAGTGTTGGATCGAAATGGGTTTGCTGCACTGTTTTTGACAGTTACATCTAGTCACCATGTTGATCGATGTTGATCGTGTCTGTTTCAGTTGGGATATAAGATAACGTTGCTGTTGGGATATAGGATGACATTGCCGATTAGTACTTGTTGTGAAAGAGTTCTGCTTTCTGTATTAATAAGGTACGACCTTAGAGAATCTGTTGTGATATATTTGCACTTCGTGCAGGAGAAGGAGCTTGTGCAGCTCAAGCGTGAGGCCCGGCTGAAGGGTGGGTTCTATGTAAGCCCAGAGGCCAAGCTTCTGTTTGTGGTCCGCATCCGTGGGTATGGTTCTGTCTCATCACTTTGCAGATTCTCTTGCAATGCTCAAGTGTTGATTGTTGTCAAATGTGATGTGTAGTATCAATGCCATGCACCCCAAGACCCGCAAGATCTTGCAGCTCCTGCGTTTGAGGCAGATCTTCAATGGTGTCTTCCTCAAGGTTAACAAGGCAACCATTAACATGCTGCGCAGGGTGGAGCCATATGTTGCGTATGGGTAAGTTTGTATAAATTTAGCTGCCACCCAAAGGATGTTGGAACACAATTATGTTGCATTGTTCACTTATTCTTGGGCTTATAGTTTTCTGCTAGAATTGCTGTTCTGTATTATATGGTGCATGTCGTGATTTCTTCAGTGGATAGTTATTTTTGGCTGTTTGTTTTTACTGTTATCGAATTCATGTAATTTCGTTGCTCTCTGAGTAATGAAATTAGGCTCTGCCGTTGTGGAAACAAATGTTGTGATTTCTTAGTAGAGGCATAAAAAAGTGCTAATAGTTCTCATTATTTTTATCTTTCTCACATTTATTTAATTTGAATTAACATGTTTGTAGAAATGTTTGTGATTTGTGTTTCTGTTCTTGAGGGAAGTCATAAATATTTGCCAAATCTTATTTCTGTGTTAGTTATTCAGGATGCTTCTGGATTCAAAGAATGGAACAAACGATAATTCAATTTGTTTAATCACTTTAGCTCCTTTATTAACTGAACTGTAACCTGTATAATGATGTGATATATGTACTAACTCTTCCAGAGTTGCATAAACTGTTCCATATTCACATGAAATAGGCCTGCAGGGCAAGATGcctgattttttaaaaaatttggaAGACAGAAATTCCACTTATTATTTTGATGTCCTGAAGTCTGAACATCTATGTTTCATTTCCAGATACCCGAACCTGAAGAGTGTTAGGGAGTTGATCTACAAGAGAGGTTATGGGAAGCTGAACAAGCAGAGGATTCCACTTAGCAACAACAATGTCATCGAGGAGGTTTGCCATCTACAACTACTGTGCTGATTCTGAATAGATCCACATTTTAATTTCAGccttaaataatttttgtttaCTTTCTGTTCATTAGGGCCTTGGGAAGCACAATATCATCTGCATTGAGGACCTTGTGCATGAGATCATGACAGTTGGCCCACACTTCAAGGAGGCCAACAACTTCCTCTGGCCATTTAAGCTGAAGGCGCCCCTGGGTGGCCTCAAGAAGAAGAGGAACCACTATGTGGAGGGTGGTGATGCCGGCAACCGTGAGAACTACATCAATGAGCTCATCAAGAGGATGAACTAGTCTCTTGTATCCCGTGAGAATGCATTCTATGTCAGCATGGTTGTTTTACTCTAGTAAGTTTATGGATAATGATGGATATGCAATTTTGGTGTTCCATGGCTCTAATACAGCAAGACTTCCCACTAGGAATTGTGTCCTGTTTACGTTTGCAGTTGCAGTTGCTTCTTGGCGATTGTGTACTCTTTGGACCTTTTATCTTCCTTTGTATATGTTGTGCCGAATTTTCGAATTGGCTGATGTTACCGAGCCAGCATATAAGCTCGTGGTTGGTGTCGTTTCGTGGTTGCAGGTGCTCGGAGGACTGGGTCCTTTTAGTGGTTCTGGGACAAAGAAACAGTCAACGTGAAACTATTTTTTTTTCCGAGAATCGTCAACGTGAAACTAGATGTTTGGCCACCCACATTGCTGGGCTTCACTAGCTGGGCTTCACCGGACCAATAATATGGTTAAGGGCCTGTTTGTTTCAGCTTATGGGCTGTAAAGCCTTTTCTGTTCGATAAGTAGAGATATTCGATTAATTTTAGGTGTACATTTTGCTAGTTAGTTTTCAtttaggaaaaagtctacttttctTCCCTAAATTTTTATAAAAGTCTGTTTTTTCCTCAATTCTAAAACAGGACAAACAACATCGCTCAATTTTTCA
This window of the Sorghum bicolor cultivar BTx623 chromosome 7, Sorghum_bicolor_NCBIv3, whole genome shotgun sequence genome carries:
- the LOC110436898 gene encoding 60S ribosomal protein L7-3-like: MSAAEAKAAVVPESVLRKRKREEQWAADKKEKALADRKKALESRKIIFSRAKQYAQEYDAQEKELVQLKREARLKGGFYVSPEAKLLFVVRIRGINAMHPKTRKILQLLRLRQIFNGVFLKVNKATINMLRRVEPYVAYGYPNLKSVRELIYKRGYGKLNKQRIPLSNNNVIEEGLGKHNIICIEDLVHEIMTVGPHFKEANNFLWPFKLKAPLGGLKKKRNHYVEGGDAGNRENYINELIKRMN